In one Gopherus evgoodei ecotype Sinaloan lineage chromosome 1, rGopEvg1_v1.p, whole genome shotgun sequence genomic region, the following are encoded:
- the LOC115652318 gene encoding serine/threonine-protein kinase Nek3-like → MSINLSGAVRTSGHSNNGQYEDQSSTGSNSKLENITKRLSERTLKQKGAGEEENCEVPPKNANLPSPHRKHWERGESNTVVNVLENASLLSSSFTAEEDESKIRLNVFTVDFYLFFIQEMHRLLNGVIKNDFLENDGTMQGVSNNDKNHHTNKDLK, encoded by the exons ATGTCCATTAATTTATCAGGTGCTGTCAGAACAAGTGGACATTCTAATAATGGA CAATATGAAGATCAAAGTAGTACAGGTAGCAATTCAAAACTGGAGAACATTACCAAGCGCTTGAGTGAGAGGACACTGAAGCAAAAGGGTGCTGGTGAAGAGG aaAACTGTGAAGTCCCCCCAAAGAATGCGAATTTGCCAAGTCCCCACAGAAAACATTGGGAAAGGGGAGAGTCAAATACAGTGGTAAATGTCCTGGAAAATGCATCCTTGCTTTCTTCCAGTTTTACagctgaggaggatgaaagtaaGATCAGACTAAATGTATTTACAGttgacttttatttgtttttcatacAAGAAATGCACAGACTTCTTAATGGTGttataaaaaatgattttttagaAAATGATGGCACTATGCAAGGGGTATCTAATAATGACAAAAACCACCATACCAATAAGGATTTGAAGTAG